The following proteins are co-located in the Leishmania donovani BPK282A1 complete genome, chromosome 26 genome:
- a CDS encoding prefoldin-like protein: protein MNAILEKYTFKDDYVSPRGIPKVAFVENVAELVKSSGDSAETLLKRFSEQYSKYKLAEHRLIRTTANLEAKIPDIKKTLQTLEYLKKSLVAENGGKGFTTNYGLTESVFCQAKVLPQKTVHLWLGANVMVEYTFEEATQLLERNLKSATENLAATQEDLAWLQEQQTILEVNTSRLYNYDVVERRKKSEEEAKK from the coding sequence ATGAACGCTATTTTGGAGAAGTACACCTTCAAGGATGACTACGTGAGCCCGCGTGGCATTCCGAAGGTCGCCTTCGTCGAGAacgtggcggagctggtCAAGTCGAGCGGCGACAGTGCCgagacgctgctgaagcgcttCAGTGAACAGTACAGCAAGTACAAGCTCGCGGAGCACCGGCTGATCCGCACGACAGCCAACCTCGAGGCGAAGATTCCGGACATCAAGAAGACGCTGCAGACCCTGGAGTATCTGAAGAAGTCGCTAGTGGCAGAGAACGGCGGCAAGGGCTTCACGACGAACTACGGACTAACGGAGAGTGTCTTCTGCCAGGCTAAGGTTCTGCCGCAGAAGACGGTGCACCTCTGGCTCGGCGCGAACGTGATGGTCGAGTACACGTTCGAAGAAgccacgcagctgctggagcgcaaCCTGAAGAGCGCCACCGAGAACCTCGCGGCGACGCAGGAAGACCTGGCGtggctgcaggagcagcagacgATCTTGGAGGTGAACACGTCGCGGCTGTACAACTACGACGTGGTGGAGCGCCGTAAGAAAAGTGAGGAAGAGGCAAAGAAGTGA